A genomic window from Granulicella aggregans includes:
- a CDS encoding GNAT family N-acetyltransferase, with the protein MNASSIFSSVTLRTPRLILREFAEGDAEAIQVYAGDPEVTRFTSFGPNTPEVTDSILANWIEEQKISPRAEWPLAIVRQEDEVLIGATGLGAVDWSTGAAIFGYVFRRSAWGQGYATEASRAVVDWAMNDLGLRKLVAHCEPANVASSSVLTKLGFWQEEPVTQPRLNGEMRLYLTFVKERR; encoded by the coding sequence ATGAACGCATCGTCCATCTTCTCTTCGGTCACCCTCAGAACCCCACGGCTGATCCTGCGCGAGTTCGCCGAAGGGGACGCCGAGGCGATCCAGGTCTATGCCGGAGATCCGGAGGTGACCCGGTTCACCAGCTTCGGACCGAATACCCCGGAGGTGACCGACAGCATTCTCGCCAACTGGATCGAGGAGCAGAAGATCTCACCCCGGGCAGAATGGCCGCTGGCGATCGTGCGGCAGGAGGATGAAGTTCTGATCGGGGCCACTGGCCTCGGCGCGGTCGACTGGAGCACGGGCGCGGCGATCTTCGGTTATGTGTTCCGTCGATCTGCCTGGGGCCAGGGCTATGCAACCGAAGCGAGCCGGGCGGTCGTCGACTGGGCGATGAATGATCTCGGCTTGCGCAAGCTGGTTGCTCACTGTGAACCGGCGAACGTCGCATCCTCCTCTGTTCTGACCAAGCTCGGGTTCTGGCAGGAAGAGCCTGTCACCCAGCCTCGGCTGAACGGCGAGATGCGTTTGTATCTGACCTTTGTGAAGGAGCGCCGATGA
- a CDS encoding ribbon-helix-helix domain-containing protein translates to MASTIEKISIALPPEMVASLRQAVATGEYSSSSEVVRDALRDWSHKRQLQQNGITELRQMWQEARADKSPGLDPDEVFDELERKYQAIADAAGATR, encoded by the coding sequence ATGGCGTCAACAATCGAGAAAATTTCCATCGCGCTCCCCCCCGAAATGGTCGCTTCGCTGCGTCAGGCCGTGGCGACTGGCGAATACTCATCTTCGAGCGAGGTTGTGCGTGATGCGCTGCGCGACTGGAGCCATAAGCGCCAGCTGCAGCAGAACGGCATCACCGAACTGCGGCAGATGTGGCAGGAAGCCCGTGCCGACAAAAGCCCGGGCCTCGATCCTGACGAAGTTTTCGATGAACTGGAGCGCAAATATCAGGCGATCGCCGACGCGGCGGGTGCGACCAGGTAA
- a CDS encoding NgoMIV family type II restriction endonuclease has translation MTTTPAMPPPESFFAEARRSFHAALLKKLLVTNKHGVPSNADKDSTASVLFAKKIMEQLGPESLGARLSGQMSGKEFEDMVCAFVLQTFPRLAHLRPGDWVIKTVGSRSKGLIGEYEQYAHLAELNAIAKANPAIAAALGNAYTIAHDIVVVRKLESDESINAPEMLVDKDVSTHAALRAVNKGSPLLHASISCKWTMRSDRAQNARSEALNLIRNRKGRLPHVVVVTGEPTPSRLSSLALGTGDVDCVYHFALPELIKAVQDSGEGYEDTLNLLNIMVEGKRLKDISDLPLDLAV, from the coding sequence ATGACCACAACGCCGGCCATGCCGCCGCCAGAGTCCTTTTTTGCGGAAGCACGGCGCAGCTTTCACGCTGCGCTGCTGAAAAAGCTGCTTGTCACCAACAAGCATGGCGTACCCTCGAACGCCGATAAGGACAGTACCGCCAGCGTGCTCTTTGCGAAAAAGATCATGGAGCAGTTGGGGCCTGAAAGCCTCGGTGCCAGGCTTTCAGGCCAGATGTCGGGTAAAGAGTTCGAGGACATGGTTTGCGCGTTCGTGCTGCAAACCTTCCCCCGGCTTGCTCACTTACGTCCGGGCGACTGGGTAATCAAGACAGTAGGAAGCCGAAGCAAGGGATTGATCGGTGAGTATGAGCAATATGCCCATCTCGCAGAATTGAATGCCATCGCCAAAGCAAACCCGGCGATTGCGGCGGCTTTGGGTAATGCATACACAATCGCTCACGACATCGTGGTTGTCCGGAAACTGGAATCAGACGAAAGCATCAACGCGCCCGAAATGCTGGTCGATAAGGATGTCAGTACACATGCAGCTCTGCGGGCCGTAAATAAGGGGTCGCCGCTGCTCCATGCAAGCATCTCGTGCAAATGGACGATGCGTAGCGACCGTGCACAAAATGCCCGTTCCGAAGCTCTCAATCTGATTAGGAACCGGAAAGGCCGTCTGCCTCATGTTGTTGTTGTGACAGGAGAGCCAACGCCGAGCCGGCTTTCATCCCTCGCGCTCGGAACCGGCGACGTCGATTGCGTCTACCATTTTGCGCTTCCAGAGCTAATCAAAGCCGTTCAGGATTCCGGCGAAGGTTATGAAGATACCCTCAACCTGCTCAACATCATGGTCGAAGGAAAACGGCTGAAAGACATTTCCGATCTGCCGCTGGACTTAGCCGTCTAG
- a CDS encoding abortive infection family protein → MISAPTFIENDERTLLEKLEKLQGGYIGTATNDGGGLDTADFARLRAEILSNVQIRSHIPDIVRKYRDQPQFWQFIKHKFPSYAERRTYIWEQFRPLLDFIEAQDRSPGVQPISETLQAFDPDNVHAAWQKALDRRTSDPEGAITAARMLLETTCKHILDDVGTPYPDDVDLPKLWALCAEALNLAPHQHQEAIFKTILGNCQSVVNSLGAIRNKIGDAHGQGRKQVKPKPRHAELAVNLAGTMASFLIATWQDRTQG, encoded by the coding sequence ATGATTTCGGCGCCAACTTTCATCGAGAACGACGAACGCACTCTCTTGGAGAAGCTCGAGAAATTGCAGGGCGGCTACATTGGGACTGCGACTAATGATGGGGGCGGCCTCGACACTGCCGATTTTGCCCGGTTGCGAGCTGAAATTCTCAGCAATGTACAAATTCGAAGCCACATACCCGACATCGTCCGGAAATATCGCGACCAGCCGCAATTCTGGCAGTTCATCAAGCACAAGTTTCCTTCGTACGCTGAGCGCCGCACTTATATCTGGGAGCAGTTCCGCCCGCTGCTTGATTTCATAGAGGCACAAGACCGGTCGCCTGGTGTTCAGCCCATCAGTGAGACGCTACAAGCTTTCGATCCAGACAATGTCCATGCCGCCTGGCAGAAGGCTCTTGACCGCCGAACGTCTGATCCGGAGGGAGCAATCACTGCCGCGCGTATGCTTCTGGAAACAACGTGCAAGCACATTCTGGATGATGTCGGCACGCCCTACCCTGATGATGTCGATCTTCCGAAACTCTGGGCTTTGTGCGCCGAAGCCTTGAACCTTGCTCCGCATCAACATCAGGAAGCTATATTCAAGACCATTCTCGGCAACTGCCAATCTGTGGTGAATAGCCTTGGTGCGATCCGTAACAAGATTGGCGATGCTCACGGCCAGGGACGGAAACAGGTAAAACCAAAACCTCGACATGCGGAGTTGGCCGTAAATCTCGCGGGCACCATGGCATCCTTCCTGATTGCCACATGGCAAGATCGAACGCAGGGCTAG
- a CDS encoding helix-turn-helix domain-containing protein, translating into MNEESSNVILRALGSRIRELRTERGYSQEGFADHCGVHRTFMGTVERGESNLSFSNIAKVADTLGVSLSVLFLNIEEQARALAANASITARPASPKAFSKPGPKRVVR; encoded by the coding sequence GTGAATGAGGAATCCTCCAATGTCATCCTGCGGGCTCTGGGCAGCAGGATCAGAGAGCTTAGAACCGAACGTGGCTATTCCCAGGAAGGGTTTGCTGACCACTGCGGCGTCCACCGAACATTCATGGGGACAGTCGAACGAGGCGAGAGCAACCTGAGTTTCAGCAATATTGCCAAAGTGGCCGACACTCTCGGTGTCAGTCTGTCCGTGCTCTTTCTGAACATTGAGGAGCAGGCGCGGGCGCTTGCAGCGAATGCTTCGATAACGGCGAGGCCTGCATCGCCTAAAGCTTTTTCCAAACCCGGCCCCAAGAGGGTTGTACGGTAA
- a CDS encoding ArdC family protein codes for MSSTQTRRDPYQEVTDRILEALEAGTKPWVMPWEPGKAAGPNAPFNPTTGRYYRGINVLILGMDLRAFTTADPRWMTYAQAADAGWQVRKGEKSTTIFFFKRLEIEDDATEDGTKTIPMMRSFSVFHASQIDGIPAYVAPLIEETPWQRPEATNIILQNSGAVIRTGGDRAFYSPSADFIQLPPEQAFATAYQWAATAMHELGHWTGHATRLARDLTGRFGSGAYAQEELRAELASVFIGSTLGLPSDIPNHASYIASWIKRLKEDKREIFRAAAAAQKIADMALNFHPDYAASREPAP; via the coding sequence ATGAGCAGCACCCAAACCCGCCGTGACCCTTACCAGGAGGTCACCGACCGTATTCTTGAAGCCCTTGAAGCTGGCACAAAGCCCTGGGTCATGCCGTGGGAACCCGGCAAGGCGGCAGGCCCAAACGCCCCTTTCAACCCAACGACTGGCCGATACTATCGCGGCATCAATGTCCTGATCCTGGGAATGGATCTCCGCGCCTTCACCACCGCAGACCCGCGCTGGATGACCTACGCCCAGGCAGCAGATGCAGGCTGGCAGGTTCGCAAGGGCGAGAAGTCCACCACCATTTTCTTTTTCAAGCGGCTTGAGATCGAGGACGATGCCACCGAGGACGGCACGAAAACCATCCCCATGATGCGTAGCTTTTCCGTGTTCCACGCCTCACAGATTGACGGCATCCCGGCCTATGTCGCGCCATTGATCGAGGAAACGCCGTGGCAGCGCCCCGAGGCTACCAACATCATTCTGCAGAACAGCGGAGCGGTCATCCGCACAGGCGGCGACCGGGCCTTTTACTCCCCGTCAGCTGACTTCATACAGCTGCCCCCGGAGCAGGCTTTCGCCACAGCCTATCAATGGGCGGCAACGGCTATGCACGAGCTGGGGCACTGGACAGGACACGCCACCAGGCTTGCGCGTGACCTTACTGGCCGATTTGGTTCAGGGGCCTACGCCCAGGAGGAACTTCGCGCCGAATTGGCGTCTGTGTTCATCGGTTCAACGCTCGGCCTGCCGTCCGACATTCCCAACCATGCCAGCTATATCGCCAGCTGGATAAAACGCTTGAAGGAAGACAAGCGCGAAATCTTCCGCGCCGCCGCCGCCGCGCAGAAGATCGCTGACATGGCTCTGAATTTCCATCCGGACTATGCCGCCAGCCGGGAGCCGGCCCCATAG
- a CDS encoding very short patch repair endonuclease, producing the protein MDKLDAQRRSENMRQIRSKNTKPEVLLRSLLHQAGYRFRLHRKDLPGKPDIVFPSRRKVIFVHGCFWHQHPGCREGRMPGTRQEYWTPKLTRNVERHASAIEQLQALGWGVLTVWECEIGNATLVTDQLKAFLEPQQETLTHG; encoded by the coding sequence ATGGATAAGCTCGATGCGCAGCGCCGCAGCGAGAACATGCGCCAAATCCGCAGCAAGAATACCAAGCCCGAGGTCCTACTGCGCTCACTGCTTCACCAGGCCGGCTACCGGTTCCGGCTCCATCGCAAGGATCTTCCTGGTAAACCCGATATCGTATTCCCGAGCCGGCGAAAGGTGATCTTCGTCCATGGCTGCTTCTGGCACCAGCATCCAGGTTGCCGCGAGGGGCGCATGCCCGGAACGCGGCAGGAGTATTGGACACCGAAGCTGACTCGAAACGTAGAGCGCCACGCCTCAGCTATCGAGCAGCTGCAGGCGCTCGGTTGGGGCGTACTGACAGTGTGGGAGTGTGAGATCGGAAATGCAACGCTGGTAACCGATCAGCTCAAGGCATTTCTGGAGCCGCAGCAGGAGACACTAACGCATGGCTGA
- a CDS encoding type II toxin-antitoxin system RelE/ParE family toxin produces the protein MRYILAPKIKCDLEDIGDWIAQDSPVRALATVRDLRAKFRQIAQNPLHYQLRPDIGEDARLAVIGRYVALFWIDGNVVRFERVAYGGRDLPVLFQ, from the coding sequence ATGCGCTACATACTCGCACCAAAGATCAAGTGCGACCTGGAAGACATTGGCGACTGGATCGCCCAGGACAGCCCCGTCCGCGCCCTCGCCACGGTGAGGGATCTCCGCGCAAAGTTCCGGCAGATCGCACAGAACCCTCTGCACTACCAGCTGAGGCCGGACATTGGGGAAGACGCCCGTCTGGCCGTGATAGGCCGTTACGTTGCGCTGTTCTGGATCGATGGCAATGTGGTGAGATTTGAGCGGGTGGCCTACGGTGGCCGCGACCTGCCGGTTCTCTTCCAGTAG
- a CDS encoding DUF3883 domain-containing protein — translation MADPVTGTAWQAQELDAIVADYFEMLAADLSGTPYVKARHRAALMARVARSDKSIEFKHQNISAVLEELGAPWIPGYKPARNYQNAIFDAIERYLDGHPAALDAPVIEPTVLPIADDVFVLAPIARDDGPIPRRLQQLVRKFDPVERDHRNRSLGKAGEAFILDLEQRRLHAADRADLARKVRWVADVDGDGAGYDIYSFDPAGNERLLEVKTTNGSARTPFFLSRNECAVAAERPEEWRLYRVHLFAKGPRVFTLAPPLDGAVKLTTEVWRASF, via the coding sequence ATGGCTGATCCAGTAACGGGCACCGCATGGCAGGCGCAGGAACTCGATGCGATCGTGGCCGACTACTTCGAGATGCTCGCGGCAGACTTGTCGGGTACGCCCTACGTGAAAGCCAGGCACCGTGCCGCTCTCATGGCGCGGGTTGCCCGCTCCGATAAATCGATCGAATTCAAGCACCAGAATATTTCTGCCGTCCTTGAGGAGTTGGGAGCGCCCTGGATTCCAGGCTACAAACCGGCTCGAAATTACCAAAACGCCATCTTCGATGCGATCGAACGCTATCTGGACGGCCATCCGGCAGCATTGGATGCGCCTGTCATCGAACCCACCGTCTTACCCATTGCAGACGACGTTTTCGTGCTTGCGCCGATCGCCAGGGACGACGGCCCCATACCGCGCCGTCTGCAACAGCTGGTCCGGAAGTTCGATCCTGTGGAGCGGGATCATCGCAATCGGTCCCTTGGCAAAGCCGGAGAAGCTTTTATTCTCGACTTGGAGCAAAGGCGTCTTCATGCCGCCGATCGTGCCGATCTCGCCCGCAAGGTTCGCTGGGTTGCTGATGTGGATGGTGACGGTGCGGGGTACGATATTTACTCTTTTGATCCGGCCGGAAACGAGCGCTTGCTGGAGGTAAAGACCACGAACGGTTCAGCTCGAACGCCGTTTTTTCTTTCTCGCAATGAGTGTGCCGTAGCAGCTGAAAGGCCCGAAGAATGGCGGCTTTATCGCGTCCACCTGTTTGCAAAAGGGCCGCGCGTGTTCACGTTGGCCCCGCCGCTAGATGGTGCGGTAAAGCTCACAACCGAAGTATGGCGGGCGTCGTTCTGA
- a CDS encoding DNA cytosine methyltransferase — protein MQAQLSTLELCAGAGGEALGLEQAGIAHAGLIEIDQHACNTLKLNRPHWNVLEKDLFKFTDASAFKGVDIVSGGLPCPPFSKAGKQLGHLDERNLFPVAIDIIDQLRPRAVMIENVRGILDAVFEDYRNGIKKQLKKLGYKVDWKLLQASDYGVPQLRPRVIFVALRDSEMDRFNWPDAHKIKAKTVGETLYDLMAADGWKGAKLWKERADEIAPTIVGGSKKHGGPDLGPTRAKRAWASLSVNGMTIADAPPERDFVGMPRLTVPMVARIQGFPDDWKFSGKKTNAYRQVGNAFPPPVACAVAKQIAEVLNAAGRLVQVAG, from the coding sequence ATGCAGGCACAACTATCGACATTGGAACTTTGCGCCGGCGCCGGTGGGGAAGCCCTTGGCCTGGAGCAGGCCGGCATTGCCCATGCTGGTCTTATTGAAATTGACCAGCACGCTTGCAATACGCTGAAGCTGAACCGGCCACACTGGAACGTCCTCGAAAAAGACCTTTTCAAGTTCACGGACGCGTCGGCCTTCAAAGGGGTTGATATCGTCTCCGGTGGCCTGCCTTGCCCCCCATTCTCCAAAGCCGGCAAGCAGCTTGGCCATCTCGATGAACGCAACCTGTTCCCGGTTGCGATCGACATCATCGACCAGCTGCGCCCCCGTGCGGTGATGATCGAGAACGTGCGTGGAATCCTCGATGCTGTGTTCGAGGATTACCGCAACGGCATCAAGAAGCAGCTGAAGAAGCTTGGCTACAAGGTCGATTGGAAATTGCTTCAAGCGTCGGACTACGGTGTTCCGCAGCTTCGTCCGCGCGTCATTTTCGTAGCCTTGAGAGATTCTGAGATGGATCGGTTCAATTGGCCGGACGCGCACAAGATCAAGGCCAAGACGGTTGGCGAAACTCTTTACGACCTGATGGCAGCAGACGGTTGGAAGGGAGCCAAGCTCTGGAAAGAGCGGGCCGATGAGATTGCGCCCACGATCGTCGGCGGCAGCAAGAAGCACGGCGGTCCTGATCTAGGCCCCACACGCGCGAAACGTGCCTGGGCCAGCCTTAGCGTCAACGGAATGACGATCGCAGACGCGCCGCCGGAGCGGGATTTTGTTGGTATGCCGCGCCTCACCGTGCCGATGGTCGCCCGCATTCAAGGCTTCCCGGATGATTGGAAGTTCTCAGGCAAGAAGACCAACGCTTACCGCCAGGTTGGCAATGCCTTTCCCCCGCCGGTTGCTTGTGCGGTCGCAAAGCAGATAGCCGAAGTGCTGAACGCCGCCGGCCGGCTCGTCCAGGTGGCCGGATGA
- a CDS encoding esterase/lipase family protein, which produces MRFLVLGLALCLYVGSAFAQVTTQQFTGVITNADTALATGPASNRIFLDPVGTAITGTFTVNPADLTPQVQQSDQGQYAGSSPNSSVFSITDSTNTFSLPGLVDVTLSPFTADFIYLNSTSLGEASFVVGVNPCSPSLPVNLSVFPISSGIPTTCQMELQLSDPADYFLTIQITSISGNAPPPFVPAAAQILDPSAGLLKGATIETDQTLLATGGRAVKGIAADGTAELLIRIPVQAVGDTVTATLLSDHCSDQSDPTTCTRSTSSDNDGGLFAVGTDINVPSSLASQASGTAKAGTFAFVAYRAPADFARPSNVADLTASQRPVYVQLSYFSANSAIPYYLSTPTEVSIVRPPIVLIHGYASDAKETWAKFTGLDTGQFKSFQVDYGAWTRVKSTTPPLGFDCKSPRDVNCVTRIRQSDLGFTFNTFGDALHRGVAQQVLGFIQQFNGGDNPSSIPVAGVKADIIAHSMGGLIARNWTLARKRYYSDDSYGKGRIHKLITLGTPHYGSPFASLAVRPDAQCFRNLSTESIPPRILISSAVLLNDKTVGGAVGELVGNGLDGKDMNLALEKLEEESAALPTATIAGKIDGIQGLEATVILLAIHEKCPASDPLAKRFTPSAFSTIFDPANDESKAKSGIKGDGVSTPSDGAVPLTSALWSAKATEADCDFIHCFSNYAHGKNTARLTGAAHYLPDGTALVMDRIKDLLNTSVLDSTAWGLPYGGQQ; this is translated from the coding sequence ATGAGATTTCTCGTTCTCGGTTTAGCTTTGTGCCTTTATGTTGGCAGCGCGTTCGCTCAAGTCACAACACAACAGTTCACAGGCGTTATCACCAATGCGGATACGGCTCTTGCTACAGGTCCGGCTAGCAATCGTATCTTTCTCGACCCCGTTGGCACGGCAATCACGGGGACCTTCACAGTTAATCCGGCCGATCTGACACCACAAGTTCAACAATCCGATCAGGGCCAATATGCGGGGTCTAGTCCAAATTCCAGTGTCTTTTCGATTACAGACTCAACCAATACTTTTTCCTTGCCGGGTTTGGTGGACGTTACTCTTTCACCGTTCACTGCAGATTTTATTTATCTGAACTCCACCTCGTTAGGTGAAGCGTCTTTCGTCGTTGGAGTAAATCCATGCTCTCCTTCATTGCCTGTGAATCTAAGCGTCTTCCCAATATCGTCTGGCATACCCACAACATGTCAGATGGAACTACAGCTGTCGGACCCTGCTGACTACTTCCTCACCATTCAAATTACGAGCATCTCAGGAAATGCCCCGCCTCCTTTTGTTCCGGCAGCTGCTCAAATCCTGGACCCCAGCGCGGGCCTGCTGAAAGGAGCGACGATTGAGACCGATCAGACTTTGCTGGCTACCGGAGGCCGGGCAGTCAAGGGGATCGCAGCCGATGGGACCGCCGAGCTACTAATCAGGATCCCGGTTCAAGCCGTTGGCGATACTGTAACGGCCACTCTTCTTAGCGATCACTGCTCAGATCAGAGCGACCCTACAACCTGCACTCGCAGCACCTCGTCAGACAACGACGGCGGGTTGTTTGCAGTCGGGACAGATATAAACGTGCCAAGCTCCTTGGCCAGCCAAGCCTCCGGCACAGCCAAGGCAGGGACTTTTGCGTTTGTCGCTTATCGCGCGCCAGCGGATTTCGCACGACCCTCTAATGTGGCAGACCTCACCGCCTCTCAGCGCCCCGTTTATGTGCAGCTAAGCTATTTTTCAGCCAATTCCGCTATCCCTTACTACCTGTCAACTCCGACTGAGGTGAGCATAGTGAGGCCTCCAATTGTGCTGATCCATGGATATGCCTCAGATGCAAAAGAAACATGGGCGAAATTTACGGGACTAGACACCGGCCAGTTTAAGAGCTTCCAAGTCGATTACGGTGCATGGACGCGAGTCAAGAGCACAACGCCGCCTTTAGGATTTGATTGCAAAAGCCCTCGGGATGTGAACTGTGTCACACGAATCCGCCAAAGCGATCTGGGATTCACGTTTAACACGTTTGGGGACGCTCTTCACAGAGGCGTCGCGCAGCAAGTGCTGGGGTTCATTCAACAATTCAATGGTGGTGATAACCCATCTTCCATACCAGTTGCCGGTGTAAAAGCCGACATTATTGCTCATAGCATGGGTGGTTTGATTGCGCGAAATTGGACGCTTGCGCGAAAAAGGTACTATAGCGACGATAGCTATGGTAAAGGCCGGATTCACAAGCTGATAACGCTAGGAACCCCACACTATGGCAGTCCTTTCGCCTCCCTGGCGGTTCGTCCCGATGCACAATGTTTTCGAAATTTGAGCACCGAAAGCATTCCTCCCCGGATATTGATTTCATCGGCAGTTCTGCTCAATGACAAAACGGTCGGTGGAGCAGTTGGCGAATTAGTTGGAAACGGGCTCGACGGTAAGGATATGAATCTCGCCCTGGAGAAGCTGGAGGAAGAGAGCGCTGCGCTTCCAACAGCGACCATCGCCGGAAAAATAGATGGAATTCAGGGTCTTGAAGCAACAGTGATTTTGTTAGCTATTCATGAGAAGTGTCCGGCAAGCGATCCACTGGCGAAACGATTTACGCCCTCCGCATTCAGCACGATCTTCGATCCTGCTAATGACGAATCCAAGGCAAAATCGGGTATCAAAGGAGATGGAGTTTCGACTCCCAGTGATGGAGCTGTTCCTCTAACCAGCGCGTTATGGAGCGCGAAAGCCACCGAAGCAGACTGCGATTTCATTCACTGCTTTAGTAATTATGCTCACGGGAAGAACACTGCCCGGCTCACAGGCGCGGCACACTACCTACCCGACGGCACGGCACTTGTAATGGATCGCATAAAAGACTTACTCAACACATCGGTGCTCGATTCAACGGCTTGGGGCTTGCCTTATGGAGGTCAACAATGA
- a CDS encoding ATP-binding protein, whose protein sequence is MPKPTATPSFPENAEPKRRDIIAAQKIIADISSGVYRSPAAAIKELIANAYDADATRITISTDPPHLRTFTITDDGSGMTISDFLDVMAHIGGSRKRKEGDLSPIFKRKLIGRIGIGLLSVAQLGTRFYLSSKKRGENTRFLAEVNLEPFHKDETALLSMVAKEGADDGQVMIGAIQYVDNIPDDPENHFTVITVPDAKKGLQSEITGLVRRSVGATELLNLKRDGVVSFEQIAEITSAAKRADLVLDNYYFMLWELGLLCPVDYLPGGPFRPDVRAIENLDMLALPKPTAFNIYVNGSPLYRPQLFPGPTSVGYSSPDPKIYPLKYTALIANRQLRLSGYVYCQQPNITPEEVKGVHIRIRDVGIGMYDRTWLGYPFDEGLKFGQISGEIFVEEGLESALNIDRDSFRETDVHYQALKAYVWTVLRKTVFPDFKTRQRDFRKAKQRVVTAEEDQAFEDAILELPAPAGSASANRPSGESLLHLIRSGEDTVSAPVSPDSSIPDWKAIVASLNLSSEAEIRFERVLRVLVSSELFVGIVKDDLESVLLALAIAVR, encoded by the coding sequence ATGCCGAAACCCACCGCGACACCTTCATTTCCGGAAAACGCTGAACCCAAGCGCCGCGACATCATTGCAGCGCAGAAAATCATCGCAGACATTTCTTCCGGCGTGTACCGGTCCCCGGCGGCAGCGATCAAAGAGTTGATCGCGAATGCGTATGATGCCGACGCAACCCGGATAACAATCTCTACTGACCCCCCACATCTTCGGACATTCACCATCACTGATGATGGGTCCGGGATGACGATTTCCGATTTCCTCGATGTCATGGCTCACATTGGTGGCAGCCGGAAACGCAAAGAAGGAGATCTCAGTCCGATCTTCAAGAGGAAGCTGATCGGACGTATCGGCATTGGGTTACTTTCCGTAGCGCAGCTCGGAACCCGCTTCTATCTCAGCTCCAAGAAGAGGGGTGAAAACACCCGCTTTCTGGCAGAAGTGAATCTTGAGCCATTCCACAAAGATGAAACGGCTCTATTGAGCATGGTTGCAAAAGAAGGAGCCGATGACGGGCAGGTGATGATCGGGGCGATCCAATACGTTGATAACATTCCCGATGACCCCGAAAATCACTTCACTGTGATTACAGTGCCGGACGCTAAAAAGGGCCTTCAGAGTGAAATTACCGGCCTGGTGCGAAGATCAGTCGGGGCCACGGAACTCCTGAACTTGAAAAGGGATGGAGTAGTCTCTTTTGAACAAATCGCCGAGATCACGTCTGCTGCAAAGCGGGCAGACCTGGTTTTGGATAACTACTACTTCATGCTTTGGGAGCTTGGCCTGCTGTGCCCGGTCGATTACTTGCCGGGAGGCCCGTTCCGGCCAGACGTCAGGGCTATCGAAAATCTCGACATGCTTGCCTTACCGAAGCCAACGGCTTTCAATATTTATGTAAATGGTTCTCCGCTGTATCGGCCCCAGCTCTTTCCAGGCCCAACATCGGTTGGCTATTCAAGCCCGGATCCAAAAATTTATCCTCTCAAGTACACGGCGCTTATTGCCAATCGACAACTCCGGTTGAGCGGTTACGTGTACTGCCAGCAGCCAAACATTACACCAGAGGAAGTGAAGGGCGTTCATATCCGAATCAGAGATGTCGGCATTGGAATGTATGACCGGACTTGGCTTGGCTATCCCTTCGATGAGGGTCTTAAATTTGGCCAAATCTCGGGTGAGATTTTTGTCGAAGAGGGGCTTGAGTCCGCCCTCAATATCGACCGCGACAGCTTCCGGGAGACTGACGTTCATTACCAGGCACTAAAGGCCTATGTCTGGACTGTTCTAAGGAAAACGGTTTTTCCTGACTTCAAGACCCGCCAGCGTGATTTCAGGAAAGCGAAACAAAGGGTCGTTACTGCGGAAGAAGATCAAGCTTTCGAAGATGCCATCCTTGAACTGCCTGCCCCAGCTGGAAGCGCTTCGGCAAATCGCCCATCTGGGGAGTCGCTGCTGCACCTCATCCGTTCCGGGGAAGATACTGTCAGCGCACCAGTAAGCCCCGATTCCAGCATTCCAGATTGGAAAGCAATCGTTGCGAGTCTTAACCTTTCAAGCGAGGCAGAAATCCGCTTTGAGCGGGTGCTACGGGTCCTGGTATCTAGCGAACTATTCGTGGGGATTGTGAAAGACGATCTCGAAAGCGTGCTGCTGGCACTAGCGATAGCGGTTAGATAG